atcacattcaggtacaccaataatgtagatttggtcttttcacataatcccctatttcttggaggctttgtttattttttttcattctttaatcttgtcttctcactttatttcattgaattgatcttaaatctctgatatcctgtcttctgcttgatcaattcagctattgaacttgcgtatgcttcacaaagttattgtgctgtgttttccagctctATCAAGTAGTTTATGTTACTCTGGTTAGCATTTtatctaacattttttcaagattcttagtttccttgcgCTGGGTTAGAATATggtcctttagctcagtgaagtttgttattatccaccttctgaagcctgtttctgtccatttgtcaaactcattctccatccagtttttttttttttttttcttgctggtgAGCAGTTGTGACCCCTTGGAGGAGAACAAGTGTTCTGTTCTGATTTTTGGTAATCTCAGCCTTTTTTCACtgattccctacttaataaatgatgttggaaaaactcACTACAcatatgcaaaaagctgaaactggatcccttccttgtacctcatacaaaaattaactccattaaaaaaattaactccagatggattaaagatttaaacatgagacctaataccataaaaaccctagaagaaaacctagccaataccattcaggacataggcattggcatgttctttatgactaaaacaccaaaagcaatgacaacaaaagtaaaaatagacaaatgggatctaattaaacttaagagcttctgcacagcaaaataaactaacattagagtgaaccagcaaccaacagaaagggaaaaaaattttgcaatctatccatctgacaaagggctaatatctagaatctacaaagaacttgaacaaatttacaagaaaaaaacaaacaaacccgtCCGAAGGTAGGTGAGgaatatgaacagacgcttttcaaaagaagacgtttatacagccaacaaacatatgaaaaaatgctcattatcactggtcattagagaaatgcaaattaaaaccacattgagataacatctcatgccagttagaatggtaatcattaaaaaatcagaagacaaaagatgctagagaggatgtggagaaataggaatgcctttacactgttggcgggagtgtaaattagttcaaacattgtggaagacagtgtggcaatatCTCAaggactagaaatagaaatttcatttgacccagcaatcccattattgggtatataccaaaaggattacaaatcattctattataaagacaaatgcgaatgtatgttcattgtggcactgtttacagaagcaaagacttggaaccaacccaaatgtccatcaatatagactggatcaagaaaatttggcacatacatgccatggaatactatgcagccataaaaaggatgagttcatgtcctttgcatggatgtggatgaatctggaaaccatcattctcagcaaactgacacaagaataaaaaaacaaacaccgcatgttctcactcataagtgggtgatgaacaatgagaacacatggacacagggaggggaatatcatacaccagggcctgttagaGGGTGGGGGAACTAGGAGAAGGATAGCacggggtggggggattggggagggctaacattaggagaaaaccctaatgtagatgacagtgggatggatacagcaaaccacatggcatgtgtatacctgtgtaacataCCCtcacgttctgcatatgtaccccagaacttaaaatgtaattaaaaaattaataattcatttttagtaCTACATTTGTAATATTCTTGACTATCTGACTACTGTAGTCTTACTGCATTTACTTGCCTTCATCTCTGTGTATCTAATAACTATATTTgcaagaaattctttaaaaatataaaaattatttttctgctactATTATTATcgtattttaagatggagtctctctctgttgtccaggctggagggcagtagtacaatctcaggtcactgcagcctctgcctcctgggttcaagtaattctcctgcctcagcctcccaagaagctgggattgcagagatgcaccaccacgcctgatgaatttttttattttgggtagagacagggcgtcaccatgttggccagctggtttcaaactcccgacctcaagttatccacctgtcttggaatcccaaagtgctgggattacaggcatgcgccaccatgtccagcctctgCTATTAATTTTTAACCTAAGTATCTTCTCTAGAATTCCCAAAAGCTCTCCAGAGTTTTTTCAtggatattttcatttctttgtttctcagaGTATAGATAATTGGATTCAAGATAGGAGTGATGATGGTATAAAATACAGCAAGGAACTTATCGACAGAGTGGTTGCTGAAGGGCCAGATATAAATGAAGATGCATGGGCCAAAGAAGAGAATTACCACTGTGATGTGAGCAGTCAAAGTGGAACGGGCTTTAGATTGCCCAGTAGGAGAGTGATTCTTAATGGTTATGAGGATCAGACTGTAGGagataagcaaaataataaaacagctcAGGGAGATTATGCCACTGTTGGCAACAATGACTATTTGTACAATATATGTGTCTATACAGGCAAGCTTAGTAACCAAAGGGAGATCACAAAAAATGCTGTCTACCACATTGGGACCACAAAAAGGCAAGTTTACAGCAAATGGTATCTGAAGCCCTGAGTGAAGGAGACCCAGGAGCCATGAGGTCACTACAAGCAAAACACATACCTTCTTGTTCATGATGGTCATGTAGTGTAGGGGCTTACAAATGGCCACATATCTGTCAAGAGCCATGGAGACCAACAGTACCATTTCAACTCCACCcagtaagtgaaggagaaatatttGAGTGAAGCACCcagcaaaagaaatcatcttCTGCTTTTTTACGAGGTTCAGAATCATCTTAGGGGTGGCAAAGGAAGCAAGGGTCATATCTACAAAGGAGAGATTACCAAGAAGAAAATACATGGGAATATTCAGGTTAGGGGTATAAAACACTGTGAGTATAATAAGAAGGTTACCCAAAACTGTGACCATGTAGATGACTGAGAAGAGAGCAAGGAGAAGAAACTCTATACCCTGGGAGCTGGTCAGTCCCAGCAAAATGAACTCTGACACTTGAGATTGATTGAATAGTTCCATGGACTTCATCATATAGGTTGCTTTTAGAAGAcctgcagagaaaaaagaaagatcactCATACCATGGAGTATGAGTGAATAATAAAGAGCCATATGAAAAGCCAAACTTATTCATTCCTTTGGATCTTTCAATAAACTTCTTTGACCTTGAAATTTAGTGTCAGTATCTATTTAAAGTctaaaaaaggagacatacagTCTAAGCTGTCCACTTCCAAACAAGAGCAATAATCTATTGATGTCACCGGTTTCCCTGAGGCAAACCACAGGCTCTGGAGAATATAAGTGTTATCTTCACAGGTCAAAAGAGATAGAACCATCTTCAGGAAACTTGTGGTTTTGTGGATTCAAAGATGGTTTAGTCTGAATTACCTGGAGAAAAAAGGGTTTCAGCACAACCTCTACTCTTTCAAACTCAAAACTTTAAATTTGAGTTAATATTGGAGTTACTATCTTCCCATAATgatttcaagaaattctcttttaATTCTGAGCCATCCCCAGAGTTTTGAAGGGACTGTGACCCAGCAGATTTAAAGCTGCTCTAGATAAGTGAGTTAGTGAGGTTTCAGGTGATGCATACTGCTGTGTTTTTCCTCCTTACCTTTCTCCAACCCGTAAGTGGGCTTCTGGTCTTGTAACTCTCGTAGAAAGTATTTTTGgcaagtattatttttttctgatgtgaCTGTTACTATTCATGGTCTCCTGTGGCTGAAAtccatatatacaaataatttctaTAAGGTCATTAAAATGCAAAGGAGGCTGAGATtaagcaacatggatgaatacTCCAGGTCTATGTGGTCTTGTTACATTCTAAGAAGAGACACATATTATAGAGGAAGCAAGAAAAACACTGTCAGCAAAAGTGACATTGCTTGTTACATCGAACATCTTGATTCTTGCTTTCAGTTCATGTATCACATCccctatatttataaaattgtatactTTCAGCAAACCAGGTTTAACAATTTATACATGAGCCGTAGTCTTCACTAGACTGCCATTCACACTTATTTACATAACACTGATCTGGTGATGAGTGGCAACAGCCTCCATACCGGAGCCTTCAGGCTGGGGATATGACTGTAACTACTATATGGCTAAAACTAGTGGGCCATTATGTTCTAATCTGGAAAATACAATGCATGTGTGTAtcagcatgtgtgtgcatgtgtgtgtgtgtgtgtgtgtgtgtgtgtgtgtgtgtgtgtgttagagaaagagacagagggagagagaatgagtggcAGATGATGCAAAAAATCTCAATTAAGAAGCAGAATAACCATACAAAAAAAGAGAGGTCATATTGAAAGTCACGTATTCTGTGCTTCTATGACTTAAGATGTGAGAAGAATCAGCAGGCTATTTGGAAAGAGCATTCAAATGAATATGGCACACTGGGACTGAGAACCACTTATGTCTCCAACAGCTGCTTTATCTTTCCCTCTGGGTCTCAATTTCATGATTGGTATAACAAGGTGGTTGAGTTCAAACCCTGACTTCATTCTCAGGCCCAATACTTCATAGGCCTGTTATTAATACACCTATTATTATCTTTAATGAATCGAttattttatccccattttgGGGTTTTATTATTTGTTAGTTAACTTGTTTTTAACTTTGAATCAACTCAAATATAAATATCAGATATAGCTGTGTGACATAGTTATCTCAAATTTGTCTATATCTTTATCTCCTTTctgagtatgtttttaaaaattgtgacacTGTGTTTGCTCTAGGGCCATATTACCCTGTTTTGCTCTCTAGAACTCAGGTCTCTTGGTCACTTTACTGCGCTGGTTCTCctcaaaattaatattaatattgatttaattgctattaatatagttaatattaattttaagccCTTATATATTTATCTACTATATATGCTTAAGAGAGTTTAAAATACATAGAACCTTTGAAATCTTTCACTACTCAGAATTTACCATGAAGTTTATGAGTGTGCTATAAAATCTTCACAGTAATAGTGTGTAGATACACAAAAGTTGAAACAGTTCAAATGTTATAAATTGAGGCTTACTTTCTTAAATAGATTATAGAAAATCGTAGGATGTAATATTGCATctttaatgaaataatacttGAAAAAACTaacaacatgaaaatatttacacTGTTTTAAGTTAAGAACAGTATGAAcccattttataaacattatctGTATAAGCATACagatataaaatttacatatttcttaaaatattggaTAATGTCACAACTATTAACAAAGAGATTATTTTTGCTATGATGGTGTGACTAGTACCAAAAGAATTACATGCTAGAAATATTCCTTCATAAAAATGCCAGGACCTGAAAACACTTCTGCTCAGATACATATTTTTGGAGTAAGAAAGTATTCAGAAGATGTctgtaaatgaagaaaatgaaacagaaaaggcaagtttcttttttattacttaatttaGTTTAGTTCTAAATTGTTATAGTCACTCATAATTTGGGGAAGGATAAGTTCAAGTCTATGCAAGGAAGTCCTGTAAGCAGTCAGTGGTTTGGCTACAGTAATTACAAGATGAGGGCCTCAGAACTTCTTGTCTAAGCTTGACAGAGCCTTGCTTAAATCGATCAATTATATAAGAGTTTCATTAACCCTATTATATTCTAACTTTTGAAATTGAAGAGTATTTATTTGTAAGTATATAAGACAACTTATAATTAGATATGAtgctttaaaacataaaaagagaggCAAGATGTTATTTAAAGATAGCTgtgattggccgggcgcggtggctcaagcctgtaatcccagcactttgggaggccgaggcgggtggatcacgaggtcaagagatcgagaccatcctggtcaacatggtgaaaccccgtctctactaaaaatacaaaaaattagctgggcatggtggtgcgtgcctgtaatcccagctcaggaggctgaggcaggagaattgcctgaacccagagggcggaggttgcggtgagccgagatcgcgccattgcactccagcctgggtaacaagagcgaaactccgtctcaaaaaaaaaaaaaaaaaaaaaaaaaaaaaaaagaaaagaaaagatagctGTGATTGTGATGGGTGGGGAAAGCAGTTCTCACTAACACTCAGGTGGAGTGATCCATGGGACTTAACCAATGACTCACACTGTGTCCTTAGGCAAATCACTTCAGCAAATGAGTTCTTGGGAAACCAAGTTAGTGCGAGatcaagaaattgaaataatgGGTGTGacattcattttaagaaatttcagGGTAAAGAGATTGGTGTGATGACATAGTAGAGGGAATGGAAACAGAATTAAGACTGATCTTGGAATGGTGAGGATTTAAATACATTCTATATTCATGTAAAATAAGTCAAAAGGTATTAAAAATGCAACAAATGTCTTTTTAACAAATCATACTAGAAAAATTGGATGTGCAAAACAATGtgtaaaaaaattaagatcaaCCTGTGCCTCACAActtctataaaaattaactccaaagtGGATCATAAACCTAAATGCAATACACAAAACTAAATTTCCCAGGAAAATGACATAGGAGAAAAAACCGCATGAATTTGATTTAGGCAAATACTTTTTGGACATACCTCCAAAAACATGAttcatggaaaaatataaaaaattgcaCATGAGATACAGAATACATCtgcatcttttcttcatttataccatacCAAACGTGTGTGAGCGTGACATAAAGTCCCCACCTGCCTCTAACCTGGGACTACCAATATGTTAATTAAAATGCTTACAAAAAGAATATATCCTTTGTAGAATAGCCATTTGGTTTATAAtcattcacagaaacagaaacagagacagaactATGTGCTAGAAGCAAGTGGCATCAACTCTGCACATTTTCAATTGTAGGATTTTACACTTGCTTGCTATCGTATTTCTTTGTACTTAACGAACAAATAGATATTCACAAATGGGCTTAGGAACTTACATTTAGGGATCTAGCTTATTTGAAGATAGAGAAAATTATCTCTCTGATATGAAAAAAAACTTTGATTATTCTcctctttatatttatattcacaaGAGCTATACAACTGGCTTCTGTCAAATTTCTATTCACAGGCTATTAATGGAGCCACATAAAGTATAAAGAAGTTGAAGGAAAGCCATTATGATTCAGTCACTCCAAGCAGGGTTGGCTGGAAGACAATGTTGGACAATGAGAAGAAAACTGCCCTCAAGGTTTTCTGTACCATCATAGTCCACTGGTCATTACTTTTTATGTTAGAGACTCTTATTAGTATGTATGTTATATAACAATTgaatatacaattaaaaaatacaacttagACAAGTTgagtatttaaattaaaatagtgtGTCAAAAGCACAGTACAGCATCTAGCATATAGTTGTCAatgtataataaatgttaattattgctACTATTCTTACTACTAACTGGCTAAAGTTCACACAGCTAAAGTCATGGTATTCAAATTCAGGACTTCATGACACCAAATTAAGAGTCTATAACCCTAGTGTAAGGCTTAAATTTAGCCTTACCACTGTGAGTTTTTAAATAGCTATAATTGTTGATAATACAATTATTagaataaataggtaaatatgtataaaaagaaaatgctggatgATTGAATTAATTGCAGTATTCTCACACTTAGgcactgatttatttttcatattttattgctatttagTAGAACCAAATGCTGGCCTGAGTCAAATTATTGGATAACctaaataaaacataatcttTTTTTGGCATGGGATTGATGTAATGCCATATTTCATTCCTCCTCATTCACAATTTACGTTCTATTCTAAAACATAGTACCTTAGCTTTTGTTAAGACAAAGTGTATCAATAGCTGTGTCAAAAATAGAGTTTTAATGCTAATCTGACCTTGAGAGTTTACCAGATTACTATTGGACAATAATTGAGAACACCTGCATGCCTACAGCATTTTATATAACAgaagtttaataatttttcatcAGTATTTAATAGAATTGATATTTTCAGCCATGACCTTAGGAATTTGCAtacatttgtatctttttttttgttcatgactaaaacatttatactttaagttctggggtacatgtgcagatcttgcagcattgttgcatagatacacacatgccatagtgatctgctgtctccatcctccatcatccacatcaggcatttctcccaatgttactCCTCCACCTGCAGTCCCTCCCTTaggccccccaacagaccccagtgtgtgacggtCCCCTCCCTgggcccatgtgttctcattgttcaacacccgcctatgagtgagaatatgcggtgtttggttttcatgAAAACcttggcaaaaccattcaggacataggcataggcaaggacttcgtgactaaaacattAGTATCTTatctgaaataatttgaaattcagGGAAAAATCTAATAGGATATTGCCTCTTGATTTTTACAGAATTCTCACACCAGACTCCTGCCTACCATGTCTCACCTCAACAGAAGTGTAAACCTTCTCTGAGAAGAACATTTATATCAGGTTCAAGGACCTGAGCTGGTGCTCTGGTCTTCTCTAAATGTAGGTAACTGACTGCCACATTTACCTTAGTGGCTAGTCCGGGTACCGTGGCTTCACCTAACTAGTTTGTTATCTTGGAGCACTGGTGCTTTCCTGGCTTCCAACCCTACCATCACCATATGACTCTGAACACCCACTTTGTGCTGATTTGTAACACCTGTGGAGTCCTGACTCCACTTAGCTTACTTGCTTTTTGAATATGTCTCGGTCCTCTGTTCACCACGAGACaaaaacaagtttttcaaaaCAGGGAGATTAATTGATGTATGCTTTCCTTGTTAAGGAGGAGTCTACTTGCCTGATCAAATGTCTTTCCTGGATAGCTGTGTGAGGCCAAGATATTGACTGTGTTGTCCAATTCTGTCGAATTTAGATGACCCTGGAGCTGTTTAAAATTAATGCTATATGCTCTAGTGAGAAACACATAAGCAATTTCTGAATTTCACTGTCAGCTTTCATTCCTCAATTCTTTTTCTCAGTAGGATATCCCCTCCTCTCATCTCTCTAACAAAATATTGTGTCTCTTTTTGTGACACCTTACCTCCCTCTGTTTTCCTTACTCCTCTGAATAATGACAAGTTCCAAACTTGTTTTCCTGTCTTTGACCTATCCAGCCATTCCAGGActccatttatttcatttgttctcCAAGCAGATTTACCATGAAGAGGAAGTGGATATTGAATTGCTCTTTCCACTGAAGAGAGGAACTGGATGTGTCTGCTGAACAAATCACACAATAAAAGGTGCTACAGCACACAGAACTGGAGGTGATTATGAATGGGTCATTGGAGTGAAGCTGAATCCTAGTGATCATCTAATTTCTGGGCTCTATATGGGCTCTAAAAGGTATACAGGACAgttctctgcctttttgtttcgCACGTACTTAGAGTTTCCAAGCTCTCCTTTATTCATCTCAGCCTTTTAGCAAGAGCTTGACGATAGCAGTTCTAGTTGTAGCAGTTTCCTTCCTGGAATTTGTAGAAGCCCAATTAACCACAGTAACACCAAAGTAAAACTCCAAATAGAGCTGATGACTGGGGATAAAAATGCTTACATGCTCTTAAATTAACAAGGGTTTTTGggatttgattattttaatgagTTTAATTCAGCAGCAGCCTGCTTCTTACTGCAAGAGCCTTTACAAAGATAGTTTCAGGAAATGTAAGTCCCTGCCAAGAAGAAATATACACAGTCAAATCACGGATCCTCTTGCTTTTCTGACTCCTATTCAATTTTAATGCCCAAATCAATACATTCCCAGTGGAGCCTTTCCTAAGAAACTGACTCAATTGATGGTTCTCTTCTCTGTACCCTCATAGTACTGCCCTTAAAAtctataatacatttatatatacttcTGACTTACTTCCACCtttgtcaattattttatttattttgtcatccTAACACCTAGTAAAGTGCCTAGCATATGCTGAAAACTCACTGTCATTTTCTCCATGATAATAAATCTAACCAGTTATTGAGGTTCTGCTATTTGCCGGACTCTGTACTAGGAGCTTCacatatatcatctcatttagtcttcataactctgagtttaattttctttttggtacatattccagaatctcttgaacatttTCTCAAACCTGAGGCTATACTTTTTCATGACTGATTATTACAAATTCATTTAATAACTGCTATCTTGTATGAGCTGTAACAGGCAAGTACATTGGCTTTATAATGTTAGCAATGTCTTCTGCTTACCAGTTCAGAAGCAGTCAAGGCCATGGGTTCTAATGGGACAATATTGAAAAGGGCATGCAACTTCTCAATTCATAGTTCCATAGAAGGAACAGGTCACTAAAATATACAGACTCCAATCAGGGAAGTTCCTAATATAGTCTCTCTTAGAATTAGGTAGTGCCTAGTAAGTGCTGGAAAACTCTGGGAATCCTCTATAGATGATTCTAATGGGGATTCCGTCTGCTGAGGGAATAATGCTTCAGGGCCACAGAAGATATTATGTAAGCAATGACAGTTTAAATGTGACAGATGAGAGATTGGACAGGTTTTGGAGCTAGAATCCTGCTTTATCCTTTATTTTGTCTCAGCTGGCTGTGGGACCATTTAATTTTGATTCCTGGTTGTAAAGTAATGAGATTAAGCTTAAAGTAGGGAAGAaaaggatgctgaggtgggtccTTAGGACTAACCTCTGGTGACTTAAGTGCCACATCTATTGCTAGGTGATACAAAAGCAGTTGTTGAGATGGGTTATATTGAGGAGAGAAAACTATATGGATTGGTAGAATGGGCATGAGAGAGATATAAAGCAACAGAGAATGGACCTTATAAAGAAAGGCACGTATGGGTTTGGAGCTTAATTATGATATTGCAACTACAAGCCAAACCACTTCTCTGATGCTCCAAGCATTCATTAGTTTTATTCACTCGTTCAAAAATTAATAGCCTATCtcttaaagaaaacaatagtTGAGCAAACACTATATATGAGGCATTTGGCTAATTATAGGGATATAATACAGGAACACACTCCTAGCCCCCCAGAAGCTTATAGactaatgataataaaaatagccagTTCTAGATGGCTTCCTATACAGTAGGCATGGGGTTAAAGTTATAATTCCCTTCTTATGTATTTACATAgaatgaatataaatttatttattaatataataattactaTGTATACAGTTGAATTATCTGATTGATAATTAAGAGCATAATTCTCAGAATTCTGAAGTAATTTTTCCTGTTAGAGGACAAATAAAAAGCCATGTATTAGACTCTTCATTGTTCTGTTACAAAAGACAATGTCTTTGAGCCTCTATTTCACACCATGTTTCTACAACCACTTTATGAACAGTAAAATATATTACGCTCCTTGttgtagaaatatttcaaatttacaCAAaagtgtaagtgttccctttttagaACACCCTCAAAAACTTCTTAGAAAACTAGGTTACAAAAGATTCTTGTTATTTGCCATATGATAATGTTCCTTTCTGAACATACAAGAGTAGTTTTCCTCAGGGAAACCACCTGGAACAACAGTTTTAAAGAAGCCTCAAAAGAGGTAGTTTATATAGCTTTGGTAACAGGGATGTAGGGAATAGAAGCATACAGCTACTAagtaaagttttaaattgtgttctatgttttactaaattattttttctttcagaccACAGAATCTAATTACCTAGTTTTATAAGGAAGAATTAACTGGGATCTTTAAAAACTCTGCAGAAAGTATAAGGGTAGTGGCAATTCTAAGGTGTACTAGACAACCAGACTTAAGCTGAGTTTATAGGAACATGGTCCCAAACTTCATTGCAAAGCTGTTCTCACTGTGATCCCATATTCACTCTGTATCTGCCACTGATACTGCCAACCCTACAATTATATGGGCTACGCTACTGGTGGTGCTAGCAAAATGAATTCCCACTCTCAGACTTATTATTTATATGGCTTCCTTTCAAATAAAAGTCTCTGACAGGTATATATACTGATGGTTAGAAGCTGAGTTATATATCTGCACTTCATTAATGAGGGTGAATGGGAAATACAATGTTTTACTACCGTTATTATTCCTTATGGATGAGGCAGGTTACTCTAGCAGGATTATCGAAATATAAAGATGATGTTCACAAGTTTTTAAAGAGGCCTCAAAAGATGGACATCTCTACATATACAATCACTACCAATGataaaaataggataaaattaAAACTCTCCCTTTGTAGAGTAATAACTGGTAAACATAAATCgaattaagaaattagaaaaaaacatttgggGATCATCATTTTAATAATTGATTCAAGTTGGAATAatccatgtctactaaaactagTGAATAAAATTGTTATAAGGAACATAGTATTCATACAAAGTATTTCCCTGAATATCACTtgttaattacaaagaaaaatagtaacattAAGGGTGATATCTGGCAGAAAACAGCTTATTGGAGTTATCAAAGTTGACAATACCATCAATGGGACAAACCAACATTGTATACCTCTGATACAAATCCCTGAGAGGAACATATCACCCAAATGAAGAAATGCCTCAAGTGAAGAGCCTGAGTCTAATTATGAGGGAACACTGACAAACTCAAATGTACAGATTCTACAGATTCCATTGTCTCTATTTATAAGAAATGTCATTGTCAcagtgttaagaaaaaaataaggaattgtTAATATTAATGTATAATAAAGAGATGTGGCAATGAAATGAAATTTGTGACCCCGGaccagatattttttctttattaaaagggTATTATCCATATAATTAACAATAACATTTAATAAGGTCTGTAGATTagatattcatttaaaatattaatgtaaatttTCTGATTTACAGAATTATACTGTTTTAGGCAATATACTCTGAGGAAGGGATAAAAGGGCATGATGTGTTTAACTTACTCTCACAGTTTAGACTTaagattatatatgtgtgtgtgttatataaaaagagacagagacagagacagacacagagagagatcTAAGGAATTGGTTCGCTGGCTCCTGTGATTGTGGAGACTCGGTTAGTCCAAAATCTGATGGGCTAGGTCTGCAGGTTGACAACTGAGTGAAGAGCTGTGGTTTGAATCTAAAGGCAGGATTCCTTCTTGCTCAGGGAAGGTCAATCTTTCTTCTAATAAGGTCTTTAACTGGATGACGGCCACTCGCATTATAGGTTTATGAGTTCACacaattttgtttacatttggtCATTTAGAGAATTTGGTTAAAAGATCACTAGTTAAAAGTAGacaaatttatatttgatttctcTTATTTAAGGAAACTCTTAGATATCTTGAGTCTCTAAATATAGTTAACAAATCAGTTTcgctatttaatttttcattacatatatatgtatatttttattatactttaagttctggggtacatgtgcaggattgttacataggtatacatataacATGGTGGTTTACGGCATC
The sequence above is a segment of the Saimiri boliviensis isolate mSaiBol1 chromosome 2, mSaiBol1.pri, whole genome shotgun sequence genome. Coding sequences within it:
- the LOC101048254 gene encoding olfactory receptor 4K17, whose product is MALYYSLILHGMSDLSFFSAGLLKATYMMKSMELFNQSQVSEFILLGLTSSQGIEFLLLALFSVIYMVTVLGNLLIILTVFYTPNLNIPMYFLLGNLSFVDMTLASFATPKMILNLVKKQKMISFAGCFTQIFLLHLLGGVEMVLLVSMALDRYVAICKPLHYMTIMNKKVCVLLVVTSWLLGLLHSGLQIPFAVNLPFCGPNVVDSIFCDLPLVTKLACIDTYIVQIVIVANSGIISLSCFIILLISYSLILITIKNHSPTGQSKARSTLTAHITVVILFFGPCIFIYIWPFSNHSVDKFLAVFYTIITPILNPIIYTLRNKEMKISMKKLWRAFGNSREDT